The following coding sequences lie in one Aquabacterium olei genomic window:
- a CDS encoding DUF481 domain-containing protein produces MTARRRCRAVPLLALCLCGPVLAQRPAPPAVIAPVRVAVPPGEATGEWKGVLGLSLAATSGNTSTRALLLNFDVAHTTDTTRTTLVAHVNEGKNKVDGTSRTTAGRWDASAQHNTDISARVFAFGKLGFERDRMTQLALRTQLAAGFGRHLLRTEVHTVDVFAGVSHTDDRYEVDKTISGETGMRFRSSGLLFGEETTHQLTENTFFKQRLEYYPGVTGERPNLTGFNGSLSVAMSRSLALTVGVTNTYNSRVAEGQKKSDLSIFTGISLKIGQ; encoded by the coding sequence ATGACCGCCCGCCGCCGATGCCGCGCCGTTCCCCTGCTCGCCCTGTGCCTGTGCGGCCCCGTGCTGGCCCAGCGTCCCGCGCCGCCAGCGGTGATTGCGCCCGTGCGGGTGGCGGTGCCCCCGGGCGAGGCCACCGGCGAATGGAAGGGCGTGCTGGGCCTCTCGCTGGCGGCCACCTCGGGCAACACCAGCACGCGGGCGCTGCTGCTCAACTTCGATGTGGCGCACACCACCGACACCACGCGCACCACGCTGGTGGCCCACGTCAACGAGGGCAAGAACAAGGTGGATGGCACCTCGCGCACCACCGCCGGCCGGTGGGATGCCTCGGCCCAGCACAACACCGACATCTCGGCACGCGTGTTCGCCTTCGGCAAGCTCGGCTTCGAGCGCGACCGCATGACCCAGCTCGCCCTGCGCACCCAGCTGGCGGCCGGCTTCGGCCGGCACCTGCTGCGCACCGAGGTGCACACCGTCGACGTCTTTGCCGGCGTGAGCCACACCGACGACCGCTACGAGGTCGACAAGACCATCTCCGGCGAGACCGGCATGCGCTTTCGCAGCAGCGGCCTGCTGTTCGGTGAAGAAACGACCCACCAGCTCACCGAGAACACCTTCTTCAAGCAGCGGCTCGAGTACTACCCGGGCGTCACGGGCGAGCGGCCCAACCTCACGGGTTTCAACGGCTCGCTCAGTGTGGCCATGTCGCGCTCGCTGGCCCTGACCGTGGGCGTGACCAACACCTACAACAGCCGCGTGGCCGAAGGCCAGAAGAAGAGCGACCTCTCCATCTTCACCGGCATCTCCCTGAAGATCGGACAGTGA
- a CDS encoding EAL domain-containing protein: MAPTDRDGAAVLPSSALADFVRRQAFLEFSPADVAELQALHDLLGDVAPGFVDAFYDHLARFDEIAPLIASPGVLDRLKLTQRAYFDSLTAGPYDASYLQRRLAIGMAHARVGLAPAWYLGAYSHYLVDLLPPMVERLGTDPARFVPALQALMKVVLLDIGLAIDSYIAHRDQQIARLQDYVNVFTGMPFGTLVLSGDLKVLYANRALGELIGTTATALQGLALGEVVDLRPLQPLLARMGEGRPVRESTTLRVLDRPSEVALPVGLTLSMLPDSSGLPGQRLLLVVEDLRLQARLETDLLNAQAVAAIGSWHVDLRSGQTQWSDEAYRLYGREPGGPVNYEAFLEAVHPEDREEVDSAWRAALAGRPFRIEHRVVRPDGTVRWVESRGKLQRGHDGRVVKAFGTVYDITERRQASERIQRLAFQDTLTGLPNRTLALDRLQQALAQAERDHHGVALLYVDLDHFKEINDTQGHLIGDQVLADVASRLNAVVRQRDTLARLGGDEFVLLGPSDAASASQVAERLLEAVEQPVLVNGVRFTVGMSIGIALYPEDGRTAEDLLKHADTAMYRAKAAGGGTMRFYHAGMSEGLQRRMLLATRLKSALHARQLSLHFQPQFDLSTGALCGAEALARWHDPEAGWIAPSEFIPVAETRGLIDELGDWALSEAARQVRAWDDAGLVFPGRVAVNVSARQMTDEGFVARAVQLVHAHGITPQRIELEVTESSMMQDPKKAEEQARALVAAGFVLSIDDFGTGYSSLAALKRLPVSKLKIDMSFVRDMLDEPEDHTIVHTIISMARALRLRTLAEGVEHDAQADVLQALGCDQVQGWYRGRAVPGDVFATQWLTD, from the coding sequence ATGGCCCCGACCGATCGGGATGGCGCTGCCGTGCTGCCGTCCTCTGCGCTGGCCGATTTTGTGCGCCGGCAGGCCTTTCTCGAATTCAGCCCCGCCGATGTCGCCGAGCTGCAGGCCCTGCACGACCTGCTGGGTGATGTGGCCCCCGGCTTTGTCGACGCGTTCTACGACCACCTCGCGCGCTTCGACGAGATCGCTCCATTGATCGCGTCGCCCGGCGTGCTCGACCGGCTCAAGCTCACCCAGCGCGCCTACTTCGACAGCCTCACGGCCGGCCCGTACGACGCCAGCTACCTGCAGCGTCGCCTGGCCATCGGCATGGCGCACGCCCGCGTGGGGCTGGCGCCGGCCTGGTATCTGGGTGCCTACAGCCACTACCTGGTCGACCTGCTGCCCCCGATGGTCGAGCGCCTGGGCACCGATCCCGCGCGCTTCGTGCCGGCACTGCAGGCGTTGATGAAGGTGGTGCTGCTCGACATCGGGCTGGCCATCGACAGCTACATCGCGCACCGCGATCAGCAGATCGCCCGCCTGCAGGACTATGTGAACGTGTTCACCGGCATGCCCTTCGGCACGCTGGTGCTCTCGGGTGACCTGAAGGTGCTGTACGCCAACCGGGCGCTCGGTGAGCTGATCGGCACGACCGCCACCGCGCTGCAGGGGCTGGCGCTGGGTGAGGTCGTCGACCTGCGCCCGCTGCAACCGCTGCTGGCCCGCATGGGCGAGGGCCGGCCGGTGCGCGAGTCCACCACGCTGCGCGTGCTGGACCGCCCGAGCGAAGTGGCCCTGCCCGTGGGCCTGACCCTGTCGATGCTGCCCGACAGCAGCGGCCTGCCCGGCCAGCGTCTGCTGCTGGTCGTCGAAGACCTGCGCCTGCAGGCCCGGCTCGAAACCGACCTGCTCAACGCGCAGGCCGTGGCGGCCATCGGCAGCTGGCACGTCGACCTGCGCAGCGGCCAGACGCAATGGTCCGACGAGGCCTACCGGCTGTACGGCCGCGAACCCGGCGGGCCCGTCAACTACGAGGCGTTTCTCGAGGCCGTGCACCCGGAAGACCGCGAAGAGGTCGACAGCGCCTGGCGCGCCGCGCTGGCCGGCCGCCCCTTCCGCATCGAACACCGCGTGGTGCGCCCCGATGGCACCGTGCGCTGGGTCGAGTCGCGCGGCAAGCTGCAACGCGGGCACGATGGCCGCGTCGTCAAGGCGTTCGGCACGGTCTACGACATCACCGAGCGCCGCCAGGCCAGCGAGCGCATCCAGCGCCTGGCCTTCCAGGACACGCTCACCGGCCTGCCCAACCGCACGCTGGCGCTCGACCGCCTGCAGCAGGCGCTCGCCCAGGCCGAGCGCGATCACCATGGCGTGGCCCTGCTCTATGTCGACCTCGACCACTTCAAGGAAATCAACGACACGCAAGGCCACCTGATCGGCGACCAGGTGCTGGCCGATGTGGCCTCCCGGCTGAATGCCGTCGTGCGCCAGCGCGACACCCTCGCCCGGCTGGGTGGCGACGAGTTCGTGCTGCTCGGCCCGTCGGATGCGGCCTCGGCCTCGCAGGTGGCCGAGCGCCTGCTCGAGGCCGTCGAGCAGCCGGTGCTCGTCAACGGCGTGCGCTTCACGGTGGGCATGAGCATCGGCATTGCGCTGTACCCGGAAGACGGCCGCACCGCCGAAGACCTGCTCAAGCACGCCGACACCGCCATGTACCGCGCCAAGGCGGCCGGCGGCGGCACCATGCGCTTCTATCACGCGGGCATGAGCGAGGGCCTGCAGCGGCGCATGCTGCTGGCCACACGCCTCAAGAGCGCGCTGCATGCGCGCCAGCTCTCACTGCACTTCCAGCCGCAGTTCGACCTCAGCACCGGCGCGCTGTGCGGCGCCGAGGCCCTGGCGCGCTGGCACGACCCGGAAGCCGGCTGGATCGCTCCATCCGAGTTCATCCCCGTGGCCGAAACCCGCGGCCTGATCGACGAACTCGGCGACTGGGCCCTGTCCGAGGCGGCGCGCCAGGTGCGGGCCTGGGACGACGCGGGCCTCGTGTTCCCCGGGCGGGTGGCCGTCAACGTGTCGGCCCGCCAGATGACGGACGAGGGCTTCGTGGCGCGGGCCGTGCAGCTGGTGCACGCGCACGGCATCACGCCGCAGCGCATCGAGCTGGAGGTGACGGAAAGCTCGATGATGCAGGACCCGAAGAAGGCCGAGGAACAGGCCCGAGCCCTGGTGGCCGCCGGCTTCGTGCTGTCCATCGACGACTTCGGCACCGGCTACTCGTCGCTGGCGGCGCTCAAGCGCCTGCCCGTCAGCAAGCTCAAGATCGACATGAGCTTCGTGCGAGACATGCTGGACGAGCCCGAGGATCACACCATCGTGCACACCATCATCAGCATGGCGCGCGCCCTGCGCCTGCGCACGCTGGCCGAGGGGGTCGAGCACGACGCGCAGGCCGACGTGCTGCAGGCCCTCGGCTGCGACCAGGTTCAGGGCTGGTACCGCGGCCGCGCCGTGCCGGGCGACGTGTTTGCCACCCAGTGGCTCACTGACTGA
- the mltA gene encoding murein transglycosylase A, which yields MIVRPLKPGRTGLLAAIVGTLAACTSVPLPPPQKPAPVVTPTPSPPPAVPGPGRTGPIPGALQRTKSQWAPARWEDLPGWDTDRIREWWPALHRSCLKPVNGWAGLCTEVRRLGAAWGGQVDDGFVRQWVQGHLQPWRVVGLDGVSDRGLLTGYFEPMLEGRRRPEGRFQHPVHRPPADLAQRRPHLSRTALETTAEGRAALAGRELVWLADPLDVLLVQVQGSGRVRVLDEPDAQGRPRVVRLAFGGHNDQPYQSVARWLVDQGAFPLEQASWPAIRQWAAQNPTRVGEMLRANPRVVFFKEEPLPDPEVGPVGAQGVPLTPGRSIAVDRDSIPLGTPVWVDSTVPQPWSATPSAQPPLRRLVMAQDTGGAILGAVRADFFWGWGDEALALAGRTKQPVALWVLWPRTP from the coding sequence ATGATCGTTCGTCCGTTGAAACCGGGGCGCACCGGCCTGCTCGCGGCCATTGTAGGCACCCTCGCCGCCTGCACCAGCGTGCCCCTGCCCCCGCCGCAGAAGCCTGCGCCCGTGGTCACCCCCACCCCATCGCCTCCGCCCGCCGTGCCGGGGCCGGGCCGCACCGGTCCCATCCCGGGGGCCCTGCAGCGCACCAAGTCGCAATGGGCGCCCGCCCGTTGGGAAGACCTGCCGGGCTGGGACACCGACCGCATCCGCGAGTGGTGGCCGGCGCTGCACCGCAGCTGCCTCAAGCCCGTGAACGGCTGGGCCGGCCTGTGCACCGAGGTGCGCCGCCTGGGCGCGGCCTGGGGTGGGCAGGTGGACGATGGCTTCGTGCGGCAATGGGTGCAAGGGCACCTGCAGCCGTGGCGGGTGGTTGGCCTGGACGGCGTGAGCGACCGCGGCCTGCTGACCGGCTATTTCGAGCCCATGCTGGAAGGGCGCCGCCGACCGGAAGGACGGTTTCAGCACCCGGTGCACCGACCGCCGGCCGACCTGGCCCAGCGCCGCCCGCACCTGAGCCGCACCGCACTGGAAACCACCGCCGAGGGCCGGGCCGCACTGGCCGGCCGCGAGCTGGTGTGGCTGGCCGATCCGCTGGACGTGCTGCTGGTGCAGGTGCAGGGCTCGGGCCGCGTGCGCGTGCTGGACGAGCCCGATGCCCAGGGGCGGCCCCGCGTGGTGCGCCTGGCCTTTGGCGGGCACAACGACCAGCCCTACCAGTCGGTGGCGCGCTGGCTGGTGGACCAGGGTGCCTTCCCGCTGGAGCAGGCCTCGTGGCCGGCCATCCGGCAGTGGGCCGCGCAGAACCCGACCCGCGTCGGCGAGATGCTGCGCGCCAACCCGCGCGTGGTGTTCTTCAAGGAAGAGCCGCTGCCCGACCCGGAGGTGGGGCCGGTGGGCGCACAGGGTGTGCCGCTGACCCCGGGCCGCTCGATTGCCGTCGACCGCGACAGCATCCCGCTGGGCACGCCGGTGTGGGTGGACAGCACGGTGCCGCAGCCGTGGTCGGCCACGCCATCGGCGCAGCCGCCACTGCGCCGTCTGGTGATGGCGCAGGACACGGGTGGCGCCATCCTGGGTGCCGTGCGCGCCGACTTCTTCTGGGGCTGGGGCGACGAGGCCCTGGCGCTGGCGGGCCGCACCAAGCAGCCGGTGGCGCTGTGGGTGCTGTGGCCGCGCACGCCCTGA
- a CDS encoding site-specific recombinase, which produces MALFKTLLRPLTRQRWWPRPGNGMSLEALLDSADPHAPLVERHLWLIQLIDWVRRGEPLSGTQYVVRLLATQPERRARVVALLAAFWRDTDVAALLADYGFSPRSSFLNELGERLRRKTLPGTPDTGDLARLFTLLFDDPNDDAWLARLDAATLAEMAVLWREALAEPTVSARTAGWREPFLDAIAYLVSQVRAAGMSPAFRGRLGTRVDDGIPDERDAGIPSQTVAAQLSDEQLGRQAFRQLGRAAERLHELSLTEAERPDGDNGPSTALLQEAQYLRALLDRCAQAASGLHGHLEAQGISVDLVFQIDQLCARCRRVEQLLEVILAPQPAPVLRNLLCELLEQGQRRRSVRALFSRHYAMLARKVAERSAETGEHYITRNRAEYRDMLRRAGGGGAVIAGTTYMKFAVVALGLSPFWAGLGAGLNYAVSFVIVQLLHWTVATKQPAMTAPAMAARLADTRTDEAVEGFVDEVAHLIRSQVAGIVGNLAVVGPLVLLAQVVAWWALGKPLISPAKAEYVLHSLTLLGPSLWYAAFTGVLLFASSIIAGWVENWFVLHRLDSALRWNPRIRLWLGADRAAYWAGWWRENISGLAANVSLGMMLGLVPVIASFLALPLDVRHVTLSMGQLMAAAGTLGPDVIHHPGFWWCAAAVPLTGLLNVGVSFVLALRVAVRSREVRVSDRARLRKAVWRRVRTQPLSFLFPPREAASASLAGSAAGPVEPRP; this is translated from the coding sequence ATGGCTTTGTTCAAGACTCTGCTGCGACCGCTGACCCGTCAACGCTGGTGGCCCCGGCCCGGCAACGGGATGTCTCTGGAAGCGCTGCTGGACAGCGCCGACCCGCACGCCCCGCTGGTGGAGCGCCACCTGTGGCTGATCCAGCTGATCGACTGGGTGCGCCGGGGTGAACCGCTGAGCGGCACGCAGTATGTGGTGCGGCTGCTGGCCACCCAGCCGGAACGCCGCGCCCGCGTGGTGGCCCTGCTGGCCGCCTTCTGGCGTGACACCGACGTGGCGGCGCTGCTGGCGGACTACGGTTTTTCGCCGCGCAGCTCCTTCCTGAACGAACTGGGCGAGCGTCTGCGCCGCAAGACCCTGCCCGGCACGCCCGATACCGGCGATCTGGCACGGCTGTTCACGCTGCTGTTCGACGACCCGAACGACGACGCCTGGCTGGCGCGCCTGGACGCAGCCACGCTGGCCGAGATGGCAGTACTGTGGCGCGAAGCCCTGGCCGAGCCCACGGTGTCCGCGCGCACGGCGGGCTGGCGCGAGCCGTTTCTGGATGCGATCGCGTACCTGGTTTCTCAGGTGCGGGCCGCGGGCATGTCGCCAGCCTTTCGCGGGCGACTGGGCACGCGGGTGGACGATGGCATCCCCGATGAGCGGGACGCCGGCATCCCCTCACAGACAGTGGCTGCGCAGCTCAGCGACGAGCAACTGGGCCGGCAGGCCTTCCGGCAGCTGGGCCGGGCCGCCGAACGCCTGCACGAACTGTCGCTGACCGAGGCCGAACGGCCCGATGGTGACAACGGCCCCTCGACCGCGCTGCTGCAGGAAGCGCAATACCTGCGCGCCCTGCTGGACCGCTGCGCGCAGGCGGCCAGCGGGCTGCACGGCCACCTGGAGGCGCAGGGCATCTCGGTGGACCTGGTCTTCCAGATCGACCAGCTGTGTGCGCGCTGCCGCCGCGTGGAGCAGCTGCTGGAGGTGATTCTGGCGCCCCAGCCGGCCCCGGTGCTGCGCAACCTGCTGTGCGAACTGCTGGAGCAGGGCCAGCGGCGGCGCAGCGTGCGCGCGCTGTTTTCGCGCCATTACGCGATGCTGGCCCGCAAGGTGGCCGAACGCAGCGCCGAGACAGGCGAGCACTACATCACCCGCAACCGCGCCGAGTACCGCGACATGCTGCGCCGCGCCGGTGGCGGCGGGGCCGTGATCGCCGGCACCACGTACATGAAGTTCGCGGTGGTGGCGCTGGGCCTGTCGCCGTTCTGGGCCGGGCTGGGGGCGGGGTTGAACTACGCGGTGAGTTTCGTCATCGTGCAGCTGCTGCACTGGACGGTGGCCACCAAGCAACCAGCGATGACGGCGCCCGCCATGGCCGCGCGCCTGGCCGACACCCGCACCGACGAGGCCGTGGAAGGGTTTGTCGACGAGGTGGCCCACCTGATCCGTTCGCAGGTGGCGGGCATCGTGGGCAACCTGGCGGTGGTGGGGCCGCTGGTGTTGCTGGCACAGGTGGTGGCCTGGTGGGCGCTGGGCAAGCCGCTGATCAGCCCCGCCAAGGCCGAGTACGTGCTGCATTCGCTGACGCTGCTGGGCCCCTCGCTCTGGTATGCCGCCTTCACCGGGGTGCTGCTGTTTGCCTCGAGCATCATCGCGGGCTGGGTGGAGAACTGGTTCGTGCTGCACCGCCTGGACAGCGCCCTGCGCTGGAACCCGCGGATCCGGCTGTGGCTGGGCGCCGACCGCGCCGCCTACTGGGCCGGCTGGTGGCGCGAGAACATCTCGGGGCTGGCAGCCAATGTGTCGCTGGGGATGATGCTGGGTCTGGTGCCGGTGATTGCCAGTTTTCTGGCGCTGCCGCTGGACGTGCGCCACGTGACGCTGTCGATGGGCCAGCTGATGGCCGCTGCGGGCACGCTGGGCCCCGATGTGATCCACCACCCGGGCTTCTGGTGGTGCGCTGCGGCCGTGCCCCTGACCGGGCTGCTGAACGTGGGGGTGAGCTTCGTGCTGGCCCTGCGCGTGGCCGTGCGTTCGCGCGAGGTGCGCGTGAGCGACCGGGCACGGCTGCGCAAGGCGGTCTGGCGCCGCGTGCGCACTCAGCCCTTGAGCTTCCTGTTCCCGCCGCGTGAAGCCGCGTCGGCCTCGCTGGCCGGCTCGGCCGCCGGGCCGGTCGAGCCGCGGCCCTGA
- the apaG gene encoding Co2+/Mg2+ efflux protein ApaG: MSLPEFTCSVRPEYLAEQSNPSRNEYAFSYTVTIRNTGAVTAQLVARQWLITDATGRTQEVRGLAVVGHQPVLKPGEQFEYTSWTSLDTPHGVMQGTFYCMTEDARPFEAPIAPFTLARSQSLH; encoded by the coding sequence ATGAGCCTGCCTGAATTCACCTGCTCCGTCCGGCCCGAGTACCTGGCCGAGCAGAGCAACCCCAGCCGCAACGAGTATGCGTTCAGCTACACGGTCACCATCCGCAACACCGGGGCGGTGACGGCGCAGCTGGTGGCGCGGCAATGGCTGATCACCGATGCCACGGGCCGCACCCAGGAGGTGCGCGGGCTGGCCGTGGTGGGGCACCAGCCGGTGCTGAAGCCGGGCGAGCAGTTCGAATACACGAGCTGGACCAGCCTGGACACCCCGCATGGCGTGATGCAGGGCACCTTCTATTGCATGACCGAGGACGCCCGCCCGTTCGAGGCGCCCATTGCGCCGTTCACGCTGGCGCGGTCTCAATCGCTTCATTGA
- the rpe gene encoding ribulose-phosphate 3-epimerase, with amino-acid sequence MSRTFRIAPSILSADFARLGEEVRHVIDAGADWIHFDVMDNHYVPNLTFGPMVCQALRKHAVRADGTAVPIDVHLMVQPVDALATAFAKSGADIVTFHPDASTHVDRTLQLIKAEGVQAGLVFNPAAPVDVLEWVIDKVDVVLLMSVNPGFGGQSFIDSTLRKAEKVRKIIDASGRDIRLEIDGGIKVDNIRRVADAGADTFVAGSAIFGQPSYKAVIDAMRAELAR; translated from the coding sequence ATGTCGCGCACCTTCCGCATCGCCCCCAGCATCCTGTCCGCCGATTTCGCCCGCCTGGGCGAGGAAGTGCGCCACGTCATCGACGCCGGGGCCGACTGGATCCACTTCGACGTGATGGACAACCACTACGTGCCCAACCTGACGTTCGGGCCGATGGTGTGCCAGGCGCTGCGCAAGCACGCCGTGCGGGCCGACGGCACCGCCGTGCCCATCGACGTGCACCTCATGGTGCAGCCGGTCGACGCGCTGGCCACGGCCTTTGCCAAGTCGGGCGCCGACATCGTCACCTTCCACCCCGATGCCTCCACGCACGTCGACCGCACGCTGCAACTCATCAAGGCCGAAGGCGTGCAGGCCGGCCTGGTGTTCAACCCGGCCGCCCCGGTGGACGTGCTGGAATGGGTGATCGACAAGGTCGACGTGGTGCTGCTGATGAGCGTCAACCCCGGCTTCGGTGGCCAGAGCTTCATCGACAGCACGCTGCGCAAGGCCGAGAAGGTGCGCAAGATCATCGACGCATCGGGCCGTGACATTCGCCTGGAGATCGATGGCGGCATCAAGGTCGACAACATCCGCCGCGTGGCCGACGCCGGCGCCGACACCTTCGTGGCCGGCAGCGCCATCTTTGGCCAGCCGAGCTACAAGGCCGTCATCGACGCGATGCGCGCCGAACTCGCTCGCTGA
- a CDS encoding DsbA family oxidoreductase, translating to MATTLQLDFVSDVSCPWCAIGLASLRQAMAQLADEMQFTLRFQPFELNPQMPPGGEDIGEHLTRKYGSTLEQQAQIRETIRQRGAELGFTFNTEGRGRIYNTFHAHRLLHWAGEEHPEQQLALKQALLEACHRDRQAMDDPGVLLACVREAGLDEASAQMVLTEGRYGDEVREQEEMYMSAGIQAVPALVVNNRHLVSGGQPVENYVKVLRQIAAQG from the coding sequence ATGGCCACCACGCTGCAACTCGATTTTGTCTCCGACGTGTCCTGCCCGTGGTGCGCCATCGGCCTGGCCTCGCTGCGCCAGGCCATGGCCCAGCTGGCCGATGAGATGCAGTTCACGCTGCGCTTCCAGCCGTTTGAGCTGAACCCGCAGATGCCGCCCGGTGGCGAAGACATTGGCGAGCACCTGACACGCAAGTACGGCTCGACGCTGGAACAGCAGGCGCAGATCCGCGAGACCATCCGCCAGCGCGGGGCCGAGCTGGGCTTCACCTTCAACACCGAAGGCCGCGGCCGCATCTACAACACCTTCCATGCCCACCGCCTGCTGCACTGGGCGGGCGAAGAGCACCCCGAGCAGCAGTTGGCGCTGAAGCAGGCGCTGCTGGAAGCCTGCCACCGCGACCGCCAGGCCATGGACGACCCCGGCGTGCTGCTGGCCTGCGTGCGCGAGGCCGGCCTGGACGAGGCCAGTGCGCAGATGGTGCTGACCGAAGGCCGCTACGGCGACGAGGTGCGCGAGCAGGAAGAGATGTACATGTCGGCCGGCATCCAGGCCGTGCCGGCGCTGGTGGTGAACAACCGGCATCTGGTGTCGGGTGGGCAGCCGGTGGAGAACTATGTGAAGGTGTTGAGGCAGATTGCGGCGCAGGGCTGA
- a CDS encoding tetratricopeptide repeat protein: MPPVPSPSFSPPRARRIPSGVALMLALSAATAGAQTGAQTGSCGQPEPTGAGPSSMAANNVSDLSLAYQAEQPASITMCAYGYLAAKCGDYATAHKIFDKCIAKGFVGPMIWKGHLLQEGEGVPQDSVAATAMFKRAAESGHDGYAVMGKLHYASALWEGRGVARNEAEARKWFEQAAAEGSEDAQTFLKTGYHTGSRDRTGKGVGVPTEDVQGQALQKQPTATTTAFPGWYTVGMGALLALLVAIGAWRQGRTRLAGIRLQAGGQPA, translated from the coding sequence ATGCCCCCGGTTCCATCCCCCTCGTTCAGTCCACCCCGCGCGCGCCGGATTCCCTCTGGTGTGGCGCTGATGCTGGCGCTGTCTGCTGCCACAGCCGGCGCACAGACCGGCGCACAAACTGGCTCCTGCGGCCAGCCCGAGCCCACCGGCGCAGGGCCCTCCAGCATGGCGGCCAACAACGTCAGTGACCTGTCGCTGGCCTACCAGGCCGAGCAACCCGCCAGCATCACGATGTGCGCCTACGGCTACCTCGCCGCCAAGTGCGGCGACTACGCCACTGCCCACAAGATCTTCGACAAGTGCATCGCCAAGGGCTTCGTCGGCCCCATGATCTGGAAGGGCCATCTGCTGCAGGAAGGCGAGGGCGTGCCGCAGGACTCTGTGGCGGCCACCGCGATGTTCAAGCGCGCGGCCGAGTCCGGCCACGATGGCTATGCCGTGATGGGCAAGCTGCATTACGCCAGCGCCTTGTGGGAAGGCCGCGGTGTGGCCCGCAACGAGGCCGAGGCGCGCAAGTGGTTCGAGCAGGCTGCCGCCGAAGGCAGCGAAGATGCGCAGACCTTTCTGAAGACTGGCTATCACACCGGCTCGCGTGACCGCACGGGCAAGGGCGTGGGCGTGCCGACTGAGGATGTGCAGGGCCAGGCGCTGCAGAAGCAGCCCACCGCCACCACAACGGCATTTCCAGGCTGGTACACCGTGGGGATGGGCGCCCTGCTGGCGCTGCTGGTGGCCATCGGGGCGTGGCGACAGGGGCGCACCCGGCTCGCCGGCATTCGCCTGCAGGCAGGAGGGCAACCCGCATGA
- a CDS encoding MotA/TolQ/ExbB proton channel family protein, which yields MSAIASIDHAMYGVSQLFLVPVLVAISAAFAYAFVALGGFVRQAWQRHQGLPAGFEMRMWRELEPALSLSHLEALALRRLELVRLVTRVAPMLGLVATMIPMGPALKALADGQMAEVSRSLMVAFSAVILALIAAAITYAVAQVRRRWYAADMLSLSGDEELMS from the coding sequence ATGAGCGCCATCGCCTCCATCGACCACGCCATGTATGGCGTGAGCCAGCTCTTTCTGGTGCCCGTGCTGGTGGCCATCAGCGCCGCGTTTGCCTACGCCTTCGTGGCGCTCGGTGGCTTTGTGCGGCAGGCCTGGCAGCGCCACCAGGGCCTGCCGGCCGGTTTCGAGATGCGCATGTGGCGCGAGCTCGAGCCGGCCTTGTCTCTCAGCCACCTCGAGGCCCTGGCCCTGCGCCGGCTGGAGCTGGTGCGGCTGGTGACCCGCGTGGCGCCCATGCTGGGCCTGGTGGCCACGATGATCCCGATGGGGCCGGCACTCAAGGCGCTGGCCGATGGGCAGATGGCCGAGGTCTCGCGCAGCCTGATGGTGGCCTTCTCGGCCGTCATCCTCGCGCTGATTGCGGCGGCCATCACGTATGCGGTGGCCCAGGTGCGCCGCCGCTGGTATGCCGCCGACATGCTGAGCCTATCCGGCGACGAGGAGCTCATGTCATGA
- a CDS encoding DUF2149 domain-containing protein, with protein MSDFQPVPPRARQRRTSGLLEDLEDDDPILSVVNLIDVFLVLVAALLLVVSQNPLTPFTDDKLTVIRRAGQPDMEIVIKDGQKIDRYKATDGQGAGAGVKAGMLYKMQDGGMVYVPE; from the coding sequence ATGAGCGACTTCCAACCTGTCCCGCCGCGTGCACGTCAGCGCCGCACTTCAGGCCTGCTCGAAGACCTGGAAGACGACGACCCCATTCTGTCGGTCGTCAACCTGATCGACGTGTTCCTGGTGCTGGTGGCGGCCCTGCTGCTGGTGGTGAGCCAGAACCCGTTGACCCCCTTCACCGACGACAAGCTGACCGTGATCCGCCGTGCGGGTCAGCCCGACATGGAGATCGTCATCAAGGACGGCCAGAAGATCGACCGCTACAAGGCCACCGATGGCCAGGGCGCCGGGGCCGGCGTGAAGGCCGGCATGCTGTACAAGATGCAGGACGGCGGCATGGTGTATGTGCCGGAGTGA